A region of the Mesoterricola sediminis genome:
CGATCCCACCGGGCTCCCCGCGGGCACCTACACGGGCACCGTCATCCTCGCCCACACCGGGGGCACGGACAAGGCCACGCTCGCCGTGAAGCTCACGGTCAACGCCCCCGCCCTGCAGGCGCCCGCCGCCGCCCTCGCCTTCTCCGGCACCAACGGCACCGCCCTGGCCCCCCAGTCCCTCCCGGTCACCCTCACCAGCGGGGCCGCCGTGGCCTGGACCGCCTCGGCCTCGGACAGCTGGATCGTGCTGGACCGCACCTCGGGGACGACGCCCGGGTCCCTGGCCGTGACCGCCGATCCCTCCCGGGGGCCCCTCGCCAGCGGGTCCTACGCGGGCACCATCACCCTCAGCGCCGTCGCCGGCGGGACCACCCTCACCCGGACGGTGCCGGTGACCCTGGCCCTGGCGCGGCCCGCCCTCTCCGTGACCCCGGCCAGCCTCACCCTGGGCGGCGCCAACGGCCGGGACCTCTCGGCCCAGACCCTCCAGGTGGCCCTCGGCACCGGCGCGGCCGCCTTCCCCTGGACCCTCACGGCCAGCCAACCCTGGATCGCGCCCGCGGCCAAGGCCGGCAGCGCCTCCGCCACCCCCGCGGCCGTCAGCGTCGCGCCGGTCGCGGCGGGTCTGACGGCGGGCACCTACACCGGGTCCATCACCGTCAACGCCACCGTCAACGGCGATGTCCTCACCGCCGCCGTCCCCGTGGACCTCAACCTGGAGGCGCACCGGCTCCTGGCCCAGGACACCGGGGCGGCTTTCGCCTCCATGCCCGGGCTCACGGCCCTCACCCGGGCCATCCCCGTCCGCGACAACCTGGGCCTGCCCACCGCCTGGACCGCGGTCTCCGACCAGCCGTGGCTGGCCGTGACCCCCTCCGGCACCGCGGGCGGGACCGTCACCCTCGTGGCGAACCCGGCGGGCCTGGCCGCGGGGCAGATCCACCTCGCGACGGTGACCCTGACCGCGGCGGATCCGACCGTCGAAGGCGCCGAACGCATCCAGGTCGGATGCTGGGTGGGCGGCACCGCGCCGGCGGCCCTGTCCCAGTACCTCACGGCGGGCGTGGAGCTCGCCACGGACCCCGTCCGCCCCTATGTCTATGTGGCCACCGGGGGCTCCGACGTGGAGGTGTGGAACGTCCACACCAACGCCAAGGTCGCCACCCTGGCCTCCCTGGGGGCCCAGATCCGGCACCTGGCCGTGGCCCCGGACGGCTCGAAGCTCTTCGTCTCCGACGCCACCAACTTCAGGATCGCCCGCGTGGCCCTGCCCGCGGGGACCGTGGAGGCCTCCTGGGCCGTGGGCGCCACCGCGGGGCCCCACCTCGCCTGCGCCCGCGCCAACGGGCATCTCGTCCTCCTCACGGGCACCGGCACGGTGTTCGACGCGCTGACGGGCGCCGCCCTGGGCCAGGCCGCCGACCGGCTCTCCTCCAGCGCGCCCGTCTCCGCCAGCCTCCAGGGCGGCCTGATGTCGCTGGACAGTTCCGTCTACAGCCTCGACTACACCGCCCTGGGCGGCGGGAAGCTCCTCCTCGGAATGGGCCGCTGGCCCAACGGCACGGCCTGGAACACCGCGGACTACGCCTTCAACGCCGACGGGTCCCGGTTCTACGCGGCCTTCGCGGCCCCCTACGACTTCTACGTCTTCGACACGACCGGGACCGACATCCTGATGCCCCTCGTGCAGACCCTGCCCGGCGCCGCCTACCCCGGCAACGTGGAGGTGGCCAAGGACGGCCGGATCTTCTGCCTGTCCGAATCGGCCTCCCCGTACGACTTCTGGATCTACAACGCGGCCGGCGTGCAGCTCAAGGCCATGAAGCTGGTGAACACCGGTTCGCCCATCCGCAGCTCGGGCATGAAGGTGAGCGGGGACGGCCTGCGGGTCGTCACCCTCACGGACGGGTGGGGCAGCAGCCCCAGCCTCCAGATCACCACGATGGCCCCCTGACCCGGGTCCGGCCCGCGGCCGGAACGCCCGTCCCGCTCCGGCGGGACGGGCGTTTCCGTCAGTGGCCGCCGTGGTCCAGCACCCAGAGCAGGGCCCCGAAGAGGACCACGAGGACGAGGATCAGGTAGGCGGCGGAGATCAGGGCCCCCTTCAGGACGATCTTCCAGGCGGGACCCCCGTAGACGCGCTTCATGGCCAGGCCCAGGTGCACCGGCAGGGCCAGGATCAGCCAGCTCCCCGCGCTCCCCGCGGGTTCCCAGGGGACCAGGTCGAGCAGCCGCTGCAGGATGAAGACGGAGAACGCGAAGGCGTGGACGTGCAGGGAGAAGATCACGTGCTCCACGAAGTAGCGCCGGGACCGGAAGAAGGCCAGGAACAGCAGGGCCGCGAAGGTGGGCAGGAGCACGAACATGGCCCGGGAGGTCCAGTGGAGGAGCGCCTCCCGGAAGGCGCGGGGGTCCTCCTTGGCCCAGAGGACGCCCTTGCGGAGCTGCTCGGCGTGGGGGATGCCCTCCACGCGGATGTCCGCATCCACGGGCACGTCCTCGGCGACACGCACCGCGGCCGGGCCGTGGGCCGCGGGGGCCCCCTTCCGCGCGGGGGCGAAGCCCAGGAGGAGGAAGAGGACGAAGCTGATGAAGACGTAGAGGCGGAAGGGCGGAACGTGGCGGGTCCGGCGTCCGGCGAGGTACTCGGCCGTGACCTGGCCCGGGCGGAGCAGCATCAGCCGCAGGGTGCGCAGGAGGCGCCCGTCGAAATGGGAGAGGTCGTGGACCATCTCCTCCAGCACGTGCAGGAGCCGCAGGTCGCGGGGGCCCCCGCGCTGGCCGCAGGCGGAGCAGTAGCGGCCGTGCAGTTCGGCGCCGCAATCCAGACAAGCCCCCAGGGAGGCGGTCCCTTCGTCCATGGTCCCTCGCTCAGTCCAGCCGGTTGGCGGGGATCCCACGGGTCCGGCGGGTCTCGATCAGATCATTCAGCATGACAGCGGCCGCAGCGGCGTCCAAGCGAGCCTTTCGATCCCGGGGTTTCACCCCCCGGGCGGCCAGGAGGCGCTCCGCCTCCACGCTGGTGAGGCGCTCGTCCCAGAACACCAGGGGCAGGCCGGTGCGCGCGGCCAAGTCCTCCCCGAAGGCCCGGGCCAGAGGGGCCGTGGCGCTCTCGGCGCCGTCCTTGTGGACGGGGAGGCCCACCAGGAGCGCCTGGGCCCCCTCCTCCCGGGCCAGCCGCGCCAGCTTCGCCAGGGTGGGCTCGCCCTGGTTCGGCCACACCTCGAAGGGGGAGGCCAGGATCTCCAGTTCGTCCGTGAAGGCGATGCCGATGTTCTTGGTTCCGTGGTCCAGGCCGATCCAGCGCATATGTGCCATCCTAACCCCATGGAGCGCTTCCTGGACCTGCCCACCGCCCTGGGCCCCTGCCGGATCCGATGGACCTCCCGGGGGATCCGCTCGCTCTCCTTCGGGGTGGAACCCGGCCCCGGGGACCCGCCCCCGCCCTTCGTGGCGGAGGCGGCGCGGCGCCTGGCGGACCATCTCGCCGGGGCCGGGGACGGGCTCGACGGGATCCCCCTGGACCTGGAGGGCCTGACGCCCTTCCAGCGCCGGGTGGCGGAGGTCCTGCTCGCCACCCGCCCGGGGCAGACCCTCACCTACGGGGCGGTGGCCCTGATGGCGGGCTCGCCGGGGGCGGCCCGGGCCGTGGGGCGCGCGGTGGCCTCCAACCGCCTCCCGGTCCTCGTGCCCTGCCACCGGGTGGTGGCCTCGGACGGCCCCGGCGGGTTCTCGCTGTTCGGGAGCCTGGAGACCAAGGCCCGCCTCCTGGCCCTGGAGGGCGTGCGGCTTCCTGGCATGATTGAGGTGCCGTGAACCCCTGGCCCGACGATCTCCTGGCCCTCCCGCACCGGCGGGATG
Encoded here:
- a CDS encoding BACON domain-containing protein, whose product is MRQRLACAALALLCLFLSACGGGGSGGGSGFKVTPASLTFNGVQGKAAPAAQAVTMTFTTSEAAYVAAGFVGTPPAWMDTPTLTGSGRAWTLSVHVNTTGLPAGTYTCTLRAGIGKADQSVIDAQDIPVTYKVTSEVGTNTSSLAFDFIQGGTPPAAAQVAVTGEALPWTASADQSWIKLGAASGVTPATLSVSADPTGLPAGTYTGTVILAHTGGTDKATLAVKLTVNAPALQAPAAALAFSGTNGTALAPQSLPVTLTSGAAVAWTASASDSWIVLDRTSGTTPGSLAVTADPSRGPLASGSYAGTITLSAVAGGTTLTRTVPVTLALARPALSVTPASLTLGGANGRDLSAQTLQVALGTGAAAFPWTLTASQPWIAPAAKAGSASATPAAVSVAPVAAGLTAGTYTGSITVNATVNGDVLTAAVPVDLNLEAHRLLAQDTGAAFASMPGLTALTRAIPVRDNLGLPTAWTAVSDQPWLAVTPSGTAGGTVTLVANPAGLAAGQIHLATVTLTAADPTVEGAERIQVGCWVGGTAPAALSQYLTAGVELATDPVRPYVYVATGGSDVEVWNVHTNAKVATLASLGAQIRHLAVAPDGSKLFVSDATNFRIARVALPAGTVEASWAVGATAGPHLACARANGHLVLLTGTGTVFDALTGAALGQAADRLSSSAPVSASLQGGLMSLDSSVYSLDYTALGGGKLLLGMGRWPNGTAWNTADYAFNADGSRFYAAFAAPYDFYVFDTTGTDILMPLVQTLPGAAYPGNVEVAKDGRIFCLSESASPYDFWIYNAAGVQLKAMKLVNTGSPIRSSGMKVSGDGLRVVTLTDGWGSSPSLQITTMAP
- a CDS encoding DUF3667 domain-containing protein, translated to MDEGTASLGACLDCGAELHGRYCSACGQRGGPRDLRLLHVLEEMVHDLSHFDGRLLRTLRLMLLRPGQVTAEYLAGRRTRHVPPFRLYVFISFVLFLLLGFAPARKGAPAAHGPAAVRVAEDVPVDADIRVEGIPHAEQLRKGVLWAKEDPRAFREALLHWTSRAMFVLLPTFAALLFLAFFRSRRYFVEHVIFSLHVHAFAFSVFILQRLLDLVPWEPAGSAGSWLILALPVHLGLAMKRVYGGPAWKIVLKGALISAAYLILVLVVLFGALLWVLDHGGH
- the ruvX gene encoding Holliday junction resolvase RuvX, whose translation is MRWIGLDHGTKNIGIAFTDELEILASPFEVWPNQGEPTLAKLARLAREEGAQALLVGLPVHKDGAESATAPLARAFGEDLAARTGLPLVFWDERLTSVEAERLLAARGVKPRDRKARLDAAAAAVMLNDLIETRRTRGIPANRLD
- a CDS encoding methylated-DNA--[protein]-cysteine S-methyltransferase, which translates into the protein MCHPNPMERFLDLPTALGPCRIRWTSRGIRSLSFGVEPGPGDPPPPFVAEAARRLADHLAGAGDGLDGIPLDLEGLTPFQRRVAEVLLATRPGQTLTYGAVALMAGSPGAARAVGRAVASNRLPVLVPCHRVVASDGPGGFSLFGSLETKARLLALEGVRLPGMIEVP